One segment of Dolichospermum sp. DET69 DNA contains the following:
- a CDS encoding glucose-6-phosphate isomerase, which translates to MDAQALWQRYQDWLYLHEGLGLYLDISRMRFDDAFVASLQPKFDKAFADMAKLEQGAIANPDENRMVGHYWLRNPDLAPTPELTQEIVQTLEQIEAFADQIHTGAVHPPKERSFTDIISIGIGGSALGPQFVAEALSPDLPPLNIHFIDNSDPTGIDRVLSQIGNKLATTLVLVISKSGGTPEPRNGMIEVKQAYAAQNLDFSKYAVAITGQDSNLDKVAKSENWLARFFMYDWVGGRTSEMSAVGLVPAALQGIDIRAMLDGAKEMDDATRVPNLKHNPAALLALAWYFSGNGKGEKDMVVLPYKDSLLLFSRYLQQLVMESLGKEQDLDGKTVYQGIAVYGNKGSTDQHAYVQQLREGVPNFFATLIEVLEDRQGKSTEVDPGVTAGDYLSGFLLGTRQALYENNRDSITVSIPQVNARTVGALIALYERAVGLYASLVNVNAYHQPGVEAGKKAAAVILDLQKRVLEVLQTQKKPLSITELADIAGVAEEVEAIYKILRHLHSNNRGVVLTGDLAKPGSLTVSLG; encoded by the coding sequence ATGGATGCTCAGGCACTTTGGCAACGATACCAAGATTGGTTATATTTACACGAGGGATTAGGACTGTATTTAGATATCAGTCGAATGCGGTTTGATGATGCTTTTGTGGCATCGCTGCAACCGAAGTTTGACAAAGCGTTTGCGGATATGGCAAAATTAGAACAGGGTGCGATCGCCAATCCCGACGAAAACCGCATGGTAGGTCATTACTGGTTACGAAATCCAGATTTGGCACCCACTCCCGAACTAACCCAAGAAATAGTTCAAACTTTAGAACAAATCGAAGCTTTTGCTGACCAGATCCACACTGGTGCAGTGCATCCCCCCAAAGAGCGCAGCTTCACAGATATCATCTCTATCGGTATTGGTGGTTCAGCCCTAGGTCCCCAATTCGTCGCTGAAGCCCTTTCCCCCGATTTACCACCCCTAAATATTCACTTTATTGACAATTCCGATCCCACAGGAATTGATCGAGTTCTCTCCCAAATTGGCAATAAACTAGCTACTACTTTGGTATTAGTGATTTCCAAATCTGGAGGCACTCCCGAACCTCGCAACGGCATGATTGAGGTCAAACAGGCTTATGCAGCCCAAAATTTAGACTTTTCTAAATATGCAGTTGCGATTACTGGACAAGATAGCAACTTGGATAAAGTCGCAAAATCTGAAAATTGGTTAGCCCGGTTTTTCATGTATGACTGGGTAGGTGGACGTACCTCCGAAATGTCCGCTGTAGGGCTAGTTCCTGCGGCTTTACAAGGCATTGATATCCGTGCCATGCTGGATGGTGCAAAAGAAATGGATGATGCCACCCGCGTTCCTAATCTCAAACATAACCCAGCCGCTTTATTAGCCCTTGCTTGGTATTTCTCTGGCAATGGCAAAGGTGAGAAAGATATGGTTGTCTTACCTTATAAAGATAGTTTGTTGTTATTTAGCCGTTATTTACAACAACTGGTCATGGAATCCTTGGGTAAAGAACAGGATTTAGACGGGAAAACTGTATATCAAGGGATTGCAGTCTATGGTAACAAAGGTTCAACCGACCAACACGCCTATGTACAACAGTTGCGGGAAGGTGTTCCCAATTTCTTTGCAACCTTGATTGAAGTTTTAGAAGATCGTCAAGGAAAATCTACAGAAGTTGATCCTGGAGTGACTGCTGGTGATTATCTCTCTGGTTTCTTGTTAGGAACTCGTCAAGCATTGTATGAGAATAACCGCGATTCCATTACAGTTAGCATTCCTCAAGTTAATGCTCGCACAGTGGGCGCGTTAATTGCATTGTATGAACGGGCTGTAGGTTTATATGCCAGTTTGGTAAATGTCAATGCTTATCATCAACCTGGCGTAGAAGCTGGTAAAAAAGCCGCTGCTGTGATTCTGGATTTACAAAAACGAGTTTTAGAAGTGTTACAAACTCAGAAAAAACCACTTTCTATAACTGAACTTGCAGATATTGCCGGCGTTGCTGAAGAGGTTGAAGCAATTTACAAAATTCTCCGTCATTTACATAGTAATAATCGGGGTGTGGTGTTAACTGGTGATTTAGCTAAACCAGGAAGTTTAACTGTTTCTCTCGGTTAA
- the ftsH2 gene encoding ATP-dependent zinc metalloprotease FtsH2, whose translation MKFSWRVVALWSVLALVIGFFFWQGAFAGVPADTSKNTANTRMTYGRFLEYLDADRVTNVDLYDGGRTAIIEANDQDIENRTQHWRVDLPINAPELIQKLKQKQVSFDAHPMRNDGAIWGLLGNLIFPVLLITGLFFLFRRSNSLPGGPGQAMNFGKSRARFQMEAKTGVKFDDVAGIEEAKEELQEVVTFLKQPEKFTAVGARIPKGVLLVGPPGTGKTLLAKAIAGEAGVPFFSISGSEFVEMFVGVGASRVRDLFKKAKDNAPCIIFIDEIDAVGRQRGAGIGGGNDEREQTLNQLLTEMDGFEGNTGIIIIAATNRPDVLDAALLRPGRFDRQVQVDAPDIKGRLEVLQVHARNKKLDKSVSLEAIARRTPGFTGADLANLLNEAAILTARRRKEGITLLEIDDAVDRVVAGMEGTPLVDSKSKRLIAYHEIGHALVGTLLKDHDPVQKVTLIPRGQAQGLTWFMPNEEQGLISRSQLKARITGALGGRAAEEVIFGAAEVTTGAGGDLQQLSGMARQMVTRFGMSDLGPLSLESQQGEVFLGRDWTTRSEYSEAIACRIDAQVRIIVEECYTNAKKIMRDHRSLADRLVDLLIEKETINGEELRQIVAEYAEVPDKSQFAPML comes from the coding sequence ATGAAATTCTCTTGGAGAGTCGTAGCACTCTGGTCAGTCCTAGCTTTGGTAATTGGCTTTTTCTTTTGGCAAGGTGCTTTTGCAGGTGTTCCTGCGGATACAAGTAAAAATACTGCCAATACCCGCATGACCTACGGGCGCTTTCTAGAATATTTGGACGCAGATCGTGTTACCAATGTCGATCTTTACGATGGTGGTAGAACAGCAATTATTGAAGCTAATGACCAAGACATCGAAAACCGCACTCAACATTGGCGGGTAGATTTGCCGATTAATGCTCCTGAATTAATTCAAAAGCTCAAACAAAAGCAAGTCAGTTTTGATGCCCACCCAATGCGGAATGATGGAGCAATCTGGGGACTTTTGGGTAATTTAATTTTCCCAGTATTATTGATTACTGGATTATTCTTTTTGTTCCGTCGTTCTAATAGTCTTCCCGGTGGTCCTGGACAAGCGATGAATTTCGGCAAATCCCGCGCTCGTTTCCAAATGGAAGCGAAAACTGGCGTGAAATTTGACGACGTAGCCGGAATTGAAGAAGCCAAAGAAGAATTACAAGAAGTTGTTACTTTCCTCAAACAACCTGAAAAGTTTACTGCTGTAGGGGCGCGGATTCCTAAAGGAGTATTATTAGTTGGACCTCCTGGAACTGGTAAAACTTTACTCGCAAAAGCGATCGCAGGTGAAGCGGGTGTGCCTTTCTTCAGTATTTCTGGTTCGGAGTTTGTAGAAATGTTTGTGGGTGTGGGTGCTTCCCGTGTCCGTGATTTGTTCAAAAAGGCTAAAGATAATGCTCCCTGTATCATTTTTATTGATGAAATTGACGCGGTGGGTCGTCAACGGGGTGCGGGTATTGGTGGTGGGAATGATGAACGGGAACAAACCCTCAACCAGCTATTAACAGAAATGGATGGTTTTGAAGGCAATACTGGGATTATTATTATTGCTGCTACTAACCGTCCTGATGTCCTAGATGCAGCTTTGTTGCGTCCCGGTCGTTTTGATAGACAAGTACAGGTAGATGCACCAGACATTAAAGGTCGTTTAGAAGTATTACAAGTTCATGCTAGAAATAAGAAATTAGATAAGAGTGTATCCTTAGAAGCGATCGCTCGCCGGACTCCGGGATTTACTGGTGCAGATTTAGCTAACCTGCTCAATGAAGCCGCTATTCTCACCGCTAGAAGACGGAAAGAAGGTATCACTTTACTAGAAATTGATGATGCTGTTGATCGGGTAGTTGCTGGTATGGAAGGTACTCCCCTGGTAGACAGCAAGAGTAAGCGGTTGATTGCTTACCATGAAATTGGCCATGCTTTGGTGGGGACTTTACTCAAAGACCATGATCCTGTCCAAAAAGTGACTCTGATTCCTAGAGGACAAGCCCAGGGTTTAACTTGGTTTATGCCTAATGAAGAGCAAGGTTTAATTAGCCGTTCTCAGCTAAAGGCTAGAATTACAGGTGCTTTAGGTGGCCGCGCTGCTGAAGAGGTAATTTTTGGAGCAGCAGAAGTTACAACTGGTGCGGGTGGAGATTTGCAGCAGTTGTCAGGAATGGCACGACAAATGGTAACTCGATTTGGAATGTCTGATTTAGGGCCTTTATCTTTGGAAAGCCAACAAGGGGAAGTTTTTCTAGGTCGGGACTGGACAACTCGTTCTGAGTATTCTGAAGCGATCGCTTGTCGGATTGATGCCCAAGTGAGAATAATTGTGGAAGAATGTTATACCAATGCTAAGAAGATCATGCGTGATCATCGTAGTCTTGCCGACCGTTTGGTTGATTTGTTGATTGAAAAAGAAACCATTAACGGTGAGGAATTGCGGCAAATTGTCGCTGAGTACGCGGAAGTACCTGATAAATCTCAGTTTGCCCCCATGCTGTAA
- a CDS encoding glutamate--tRNA ligase, translating to MTVRVRIAPSPTGNLHIGTARTAVFNYLFARHHDGKFILRIEDTDLERSRPEYTDNILAGLRWLGMNWDEGPFFQSQRLDLYKEAVQKLLDQGLAYRCYTTSEELDALREGQKARNEAPRYDNRHRHLTPEQRAEFEAQGRSSVIRFQIADHREIIWNDLVRGKMSWRGSDLGGDMVIARATTDGTGQPLYNFVVVVDDIDMQISHVIRGEDHIANTAKQILLYEALGAKIPEFAHTPLILNQEGRKLSKRDGVTSICDFQNMGFTAEGLVNYMTLLGWSPADSTQEIFNLESAAKDFGFERVNKAGAKFDWDKLDWLNSQYLHNMPIDKLTDLLVPHWEKAGYQFTDGRERPWLEQLVGLIAASLTRLVDAVEMTKVFFTAGVELTEEGSQQLQQEGVKTVLQAIIAALEAQTELSADTAQSIIKQVVKTENVKKGLVMRSLRAALTGDVHGPDLIQSWLLLNQIGLDKSRLNQAISHN from the coding sequence GTGACCGTTAGAGTCCGCATAGCTCCGAGTCCTACCGGAAATCTACATATTGGTACGGCGAGAACCGCTGTATTTAATTATTTGTTTGCCCGTCACCATGATGGCAAGTTTATTTTAAGAATCGAAGATACAGATTTAGAGAGATCGCGTCCTGAATATACAGATAATATTCTGGCTGGACTGCGCTGGTTAGGAATGAACTGGGATGAAGGGCCATTTTTCCAATCTCAACGCCTAGACCTTTATAAAGAAGCCGTTCAAAAATTACTAGATCAAGGTTTAGCCTATCGTTGTTATACCACCTCTGAGGAATTGGACGCATTACGAGAAGGGCAAAAAGCCAGAAACGAAGCCCCTCGCTATGATAACCGTCACCGTCATTTAACTCCAGAACAACGAGCTGAATTTGAAGCTCAAGGGCGTTCTTCCGTGATTCGTTTCCAAATCGCCGATCATCGGGAAATTATTTGGAATGACCTGGTACGGGGGAAAATGAGTTGGCGTGGTAGTGATTTAGGCGGTGATATGGTCATTGCTCGCGCTACTACTGATGGTACTGGTCAACCACTATATAATTTTGTGGTGGTAGTGGATGATATTGATATGCAAATCAGTCATGTCATTCGTGGAGAAGACCATATCGCCAATACGGCTAAACAAATTTTGCTGTATGAAGCTTTGGGGGCGAAGATTCCCGAATTTGCCCATACACCTTTAATTTTGAATCAAGAAGGGCGAAAACTATCGAAGCGAGATGGAGTCACTTCCATTTGTGACTTTCAGAATATGGGCTTTACTGCGGAAGGTTTAGTCAATTATATGACTTTGCTAGGATGGTCACCAGCGGATTCTACTCAGGAAATATTCAATTTAGAATCAGCAGCTAAGGATTTCGGCTTTGAGCGGGTGAATAAAGCTGGTGCTAAATTCGACTGGGATAAATTAGATTGGTTGAATAGTCAATATCTCCATAATATGCCAATTGATAAACTGACAGATTTACTTGTTCCCCACTGGGAAAAAGCTGGTTATCAATTTACAGATGGGAGAGAACGGCCTTGGTTAGAGCAGCTAGTGGGGTTAATTGCGGCTAGTTTGACTCGGTTGGTAGATGCTGTGGAGATGACCAAAGTATTTTTTACTGCTGGGGTAGAATTGACGGAAGAAGGCAGTCAACAACTACAGCAAGAAGGGGTGAAGACTGTACTGCAAGCAATTATCGCAGCTTTAGAAGCTCAAACAGAGTTATCAGCAGATACTGCTCAAAGTATTATTAAGCAAGTTGTGAAAACAGAAAATGTGAAAAAAGGCTTAGTCATGCGATCGCTCAGAGCTGCCTTAACCGGGGATGTACACGGACCAGACCTAATCCAATCTTGGCTGCTACTTAATCAGATTGGTTTAGATAAATCCCGTTTAAATCAGGCAATTAGCCATAATTAA
- a CDS encoding type II toxin-antitoxin system RelE/ParE family toxin: MPETQVVFYQEDGEVPVLEWLTRLLKEDRKGYANCVARIKQLAALGYELRRPGADYLRDGIYELRAKHIRVQYRILYFFYGQNVAILAQAITKEQAAVPAIDIERAIARERLFEENPEAHTYYEEEDDGQD, translated from the coding sequence GTGCCTGAAACCCAGGTTGTTTTCTACCAGGAGGATGGGGAAGTACCTGTTCTGGAATGGTTGACGCGACTTTTAAAAGAAGACCGCAAAGGATATGCAAACTGTGTAGCTCGCATCAAGCAACTTGCGGCTTTAGGATACGAACTGCGTCGCCCTGGGGCGGATTACCTGCGAGATGGAATTTATGAATTGCGGGCAAAGCATATTCGTGTCCAGTACCGGATTTTGTACTTCTTTTATGGGCAAAACGTGGCGATTCTGGCACAAGCCATTACAAAAGAACAAGCAGCAGTACCAGCAATTGATATCGAACGAGCGATAGCGCGAGAGCGTTTATTTGAGGAAAACCCAGAAGCACACACTTACTACGAGGAGGAAGACGATGGCCAAGACTAA
- a CDS encoding helix-turn-helix transcriptional regulator, translating to MAKTKDAIKIIDKMTRTDPQLEAMIAVSAINAEVAQLIYEARTKAGLTQKQLAELIGTKQPVIARLEDADYEGHSLSMLQKIAHALNQRVVIHLTPMDEQQIA from the coding sequence ATGGCCAAGACTAAGGATGCGATTAAAATTATTGACAAGATGACTCGTACTGATCCTCAACTTGAGGCAATGATAGCGGTATCTGCTATTAATGCAGAAGTGGCACAATTAATATATGAAGCCAGAACCAAAGCTGGGTTAACGCAGAAACAGTTGGCTGAACTGATTGGCACAAAACAACCAGTAATTGCACGGCTAGAAGATGCTGACTATGAAGGACATTCTCTTTCCATGCTGCAAAAAATCGCTCATGCTCTTAATCAGCGGGTAGTAATTCATCTGACCCCAATGGATGAACAGCAAATTGCATAG
- a CDS encoding ABC transporter ATP-binding protein: MVNNIESPQLPLLAATGLCKSFGGIKAVQEANIEVVKGSITGLIGPNGAGKTTLFNLLSNFIHPDKGRVIFDGEPIHQLQPYQIAQQGLVRTFQVARALSKLSVLENMLLGAQKQTGENFWQVQFQPHIVAKEEKQLKERAMFLLESVGLEKKAADYAGGLSGGQRKLLEIGRALMTNPKLILLDEPAAGVNPRLIDEISDRILDWNRHDGMTFLIIEHNMDVIMSLCDRVWVLAEGQNLAVGSPTEIQNNTKVLEAYLGQ; this comes from the coding sequence ATGGTAAATAATATCGAGTCACCTCAATTACCCCTATTAGCTGCTACTGGACTTTGTAAAAGTTTTGGTGGGATTAAAGCAGTTCAAGAAGCTAATATTGAAGTTGTCAAAGGGAGTATTACTGGCTTGATTGGTCCCAACGGTGCTGGTAAAACCACTTTATTTAATTTACTCTCCAATTTTATCCATCCAGATAAGGGTAGAGTCATTTTTGATGGTGAACCTATTCATCAGTTACAACCATACCAGATTGCCCAACAAGGATTAGTGAGAACTTTTCAAGTAGCCCGGGCTTTATCGAAGTTATCAGTATTAGAAAATATGCTGCTAGGGGCGCAAAAACAAACCGGTGAGAATTTTTGGCAAGTGCAATTTCAACCCCACATTGTAGCTAAGGAAGAAAAGCAATTAAAAGAACGGGCAATGTTTTTGTTAGAATCTGTAGGCTTGGAAAAAAAAGCCGCTGATTATGCTGGAGGTTTATCTGGGGGACAGCGGAAACTTTTAGAAATTGGTCGAGCATTAATGACCAATCCTAAGTTAATATTACTAGATGAACCAGCCGCAGGGGTAAATCCTAGATTAATTGATGAGATTAGCGATCGCATTCTAGATTGGAATCGTCACGACGGCATGACATTTTTGATTATTGAACATAACATGGACGTAATTATGTCCTTATGTGATCGAGTTTGGGTATTAGCCGAAGGACAAAATTTAGCTGTTGGTAGTCCTACAGAAATCCAAAATAATACCAAAGTTTTAGAAGCATATTTAGGACAATGA
- a CDS encoding esterase-like activity of phytase family protein, translating into MPRLLKPRKLPLILVLIIPLILISFLSSNFVSASSIVNSIEFIGQATLPTGLIFQKTEVGGLSGITYDPKNNLYYAISDDPGQKAPPRFYTLTIDLSKGKLTNNDVMSVSVTNLLSNNNQPFLPNTTDTEGIALTNQDTIFVSSEGHVDRLVNPFIKEFALASGKTISTLPIPDKFLPDSQKQKGIRNNLAFESLTITPNQKFLFTATENALIQDSVAAKSGVGTSSRILAYNLLTKQPAQEFLYQTQPVTTLFNPTGKFASGLPDLLALDNEGHFLSIERSFTGLGFTVFLFQVSLDKATDIHNLDSIAKIDPDKIKPAEKKLLLDLRTLDVSLDNIEGLTLGAKLPDGQPSLILISDNNFNGLQQTQILAFKLKTESPLTRLLRRLRIPNF; encoded by the coding sequence ATGCCACGTCTCTTAAAACCTCGGAAACTGCCCTTAATTCTCGTCTTGATTATTCCACTAATTCTCATTAGTTTTTTGTCTAGTAATTTCGTTTCCGCCTCTTCAATTGTCAATAGTATAGAATTTATTGGACAAGCTACCTTACCCACAGGTTTAATTTTCCAAAAAACCGAAGTTGGTGGTTTGTCGGGAATTACTTATGATCCTAAAAATAATCTATACTACGCAATATCCGATGATCCAGGGCAAAAAGCACCACCTCGTTTTTATACTTTAACAATTGACCTTAGTAAAGGTAAATTGACTAATAACGATGTTATGTCCGTAAGTGTAACAAACTTATTAAGTAACAATAATCAACCATTTCTTCCCAATACCACTGATACAGAAGGAATTGCCCTCACCAATCAAGATACCATATTTGTGTCTTCTGAAGGTCACGTAGACAGATTGGTAAATCCCTTTATTAAAGAATTTGCGCTGGCTTCTGGAAAAACAATTAGTACCCTACCCATACCAGATAAATTTTTACCAGATTCCCAAAAGCAAAAAGGCATCCGCAACAACTTAGCCTTTGAAAGTCTCACCATTACACCTAATCAAAAATTCCTATTTACAGCCACAGAAAATGCCTTAATTCAAGATAGTGTAGCAGCTAAATCTGGTGTTGGTACTTCTAGCCGCATTTTGGCATATAACCTCTTAACCAAGCAGCCAGCACAGGAATTTCTTTACCAAACACAACCAGTTACAACCTTGTTTAATCCTACTGGTAAATTTGCCAGTGGCTTACCCGATTTACTAGCTCTCGATAACGAAGGACACTTTCTCAGTATAGAAAGAAGTTTCACCGGTTTGGGATTTACGGTTTTTCTATTTCAGGTTTCCCTAGATAAAGCCACTGACATTCATAACCTAGACAGCATTGCCAAAATTGACCCTGATAAAATCAAGCCAGCAGAGAAAAAACTCCTGTTAGATTTACGAACTTTAGATGTATCATTAGATAATATAGAGGGACTGACCCTGGGTGCAAAATTACCTGATGGACAACCATCACTAATTTTAATCAGTGATAATAATTTTAATGGGTTACAACAAACCCAAATTTTAGCCTTTAAACTGAAAACTGAATCTCCACTGACTAGATTATTACGCCGCTTAAGAATACCTAACTTTTAA
- a CDS encoding serine/threonine protein kinase, with protein MNKSPYLPPQNQELVANRYQIKTLIERGGMGEVFLAEDMLLGGTQVAIKFLSQTVIDPQRQESFNREALLSAALSQKSIHIVHAYDYGVTSNGNPYYVMEYLSGQSLKELIPLPVPIFLNLSRQICLGLKCAHQGVNIDGKIHLLVHRDIKPANIIVTPDPILGNLVKILDFGITKFLSSTESIAISEEFYGTLPYCSPEQLDGGHIDSRSDIYSLGVMMFEMLTGQKPWQPDAEGFGAWYQVHLFEPPRHISDVKPRLQIPQQLNDLIINCLAKKPEQRPQNMTEILKILENIAQFLDKVSLASSFRNAELSKTKIMVEEQFIWPESKPIQEIVFPQLISEEKVFTTSLWLMLPQSEIPNYAYTTRYTRFIFITYPHPMLLWITLLYDRDLTPKWLPCYLDMQNSQNLKLVWSLAENESYSLLFFTLEPPYSCTNMFSISISPPQTQNLKNWVQQSKNITASTETTTSKNLLKQQYKQIQLEIIKHLEA; from the coding sequence GTGAACAAAAGTCCATACCTACCTCCACAAAATCAGGAATTGGTGGCCAACCGTTATCAAATTAAAACATTAATTGAAAGAGGTGGCATGGGTGAGGTATTTTTAGCAGAAGATATGTTGCTAGGAGGAACACAAGTTGCTATTAAGTTTTTATCTCAAACTGTTATTGATCCTCAAAGACAAGAAAGCTTTAACCGTGAAGCTCTTCTCAGTGCAGCTTTAAGCCAAAAAAGTATTCATATTGTCCACGCTTATGATTATGGTGTAACTAGTAATGGCAACCCATATTATGTAATGGAATATTTATCTGGACAGAGTTTAAAGGAATTAATTCCTCTGCCAGTACCAATATTTCTCAATCTATCACGTCAAATTTGTTTAGGTTTGAAATGCGCTCATCAAGGTGTCAATATTGACGGAAAAATTCATCTATTAGTCCATAGAGATATTAAACCTGCTAACATTATTGTCACCCCAGATCCTATATTGGGTAACTTAGTTAAAATATTAGATTTTGGGATTACTAAATTCCTGAGTAGTACAGAATCAATTGCTATCAGTGAAGAATTCTATGGAACTTTACCATACTGTTCTCCTGAACAATTAGACGGTGGGCATATAGATAGTCGTTCAGATATTTATAGCTTAGGTGTCATGATGTTTGAAATGTTGACAGGGCAAAAACCTTGGCAACCAGACGCAGAAGGATTTGGAGCTTGGTATCAAGTGCATTTATTTGAACCACCAAGACATATATCTGATGTTAAACCCCGTCTCCAAATCCCGCAGCAACTAAATGATTTAATTATAAATTGTTTAGCTAAAAAGCCGGAGCAACGTCCCCAAAATATGACAGAAATTCTCAAAATTTTGGAGAATATAGCACAATTTCTTGACAAAGTATCTTTAGCTTCGAGTTTTAGAAATGCTGAGTTATCTAAAACAAAAATAATGGTTGAAGAGCAATTCATTTGGCCTGAAAGTAAACCAATTCAAGAAATTGTCTTTCCCCAGCTAATTAGTGAAGAAAAAGTATTCACAACTTCTTTGTGGTTAATGTTGCCACAATCAGAAATTCCCAATTATGCGTATACTACACGCTACACTCGATTTATTTTTATTACATATCCCCATCCGATGTTGTTATGGATAACGCTACTTTACGACCGAGACCTTACCCCTAAGTGGCTACCATGTTATTTAGATATGCAAAATTCCCAAAATCTCAAATTGGTGTGGTCATTGGCAGAAAATGAGTCTTATTCTTTACTTTTCTTTACCTTAGAACCCCCATATAGCTGCACTAATATGTTTAGTATCAGCATTTCTCCACCACAAACGCAAAACCTAAAAAATTGGGTGCAACAAAGTAAAAATATTACGGCTTCTACCGAAACTACAACTAGCAAAAACTTGTTAAAGCAGCAATACAAACAAATACAACTAGAAATAATAAAGCATCTAGAAGCATGA
- a CDS encoding branched-chain amino acid ABC transporter permease yields the protein MIEYLIFLAISTATFALFGLGLNLQWGFTGLINFGHIAFMTLGAYTTVLLSLKGVPLLLSAGIGAIVAALLGLVIGFATLRLREDYLSIVTIGTGELIRLIVNNQDLPVGNAWISGSFGVQSYVVPLSTTPNLFLRIVMIAVLTLLTGITLFSLWRWLRTAQISASNNIVRNNSIQQEFISRLIVGFCLGLLTVAIYVSGVIGLYNYNPKAGLMLLVLLILAFVFWRLEILVHSPWGRVLKSIREDEEVPKALGKNVFSYKLQSLMLGGAIAGIAGAFFAWQLGAIYPDNFQPQLTFDAWIMVILGGSGNNLGTILGAVIFFTYDALTREFLPKIVPLDVERIGAFRIMFIGLLLMLLMIWRPQGILGKKEELTLGK from the coding sequence ATGATTGAATATCTGATTTTTCTGGCTATTTCTACCGCAACATTTGCCCTGTTTGGGTTAGGACTTAATTTACAATGGGGTTTTACAGGTTTAATTAACTTTGGTCATATTGCTTTTATGACCTTGGGTGCGTATACAACGGTTTTGTTAAGTTTAAAGGGCGTACCCTTGCTGCTATCGGCCGGAATTGGGGCAATTGTCGCCGCTTTGCTGGGTTTAGTTATTGGTTTTGCCACTCTGCGTTTACGCGAAGATTATCTTTCAATTGTCACTATTGGCACGGGTGAATTGATTCGATTAATAGTGAATAACCAGGATTTACCTGTGGGTAATGCTTGGATATCTGGCTCTTTTGGCGTGCAAAGTTATGTTGTCCCTTTATCAACAACCCCGAATTTATTCTTGCGGATAGTAATGATTGCTGTCCTGACTCTATTAACAGGAATAACATTATTTTCTCTTTGGCGTTGGCTGCGGACTGCTCAAATTTCTGCAAGTAATAATATAGTGAGAAATAATAGTATTCAACAAGAATTTATTTCTCGGTTGATAGTAGGATTTTGTTTAGGATTATTGACTGTGGCAATTTATGTTTCCGGTGTAATCGGACTATATAATTATAATCCCAAAGCAGGTTTAATGTTGTTGGTATTGTTAATTTTGGCTTTTGTTTTTTGGCGGTTAGAAATTTTAGTCCATTCTCCTTGGGGAAGAGTGCTAAAATCTATCCGGGAAGATGAAGAAGTTCCCAAAGCATTAGGCAAAAACGTATTTTCTTATAAACTACAATCATTAATGTTAGGTGGTGCAATTGCTGGAATTGCTGGGGCATTTTTTGCTTGGCAACTAGGAGCAATTTACCCTGATAATTTTCAACCTCAACTCACATTTGATGCTTGGATCATGGTAATTCTAGGCGGTTCTGGCAATAATCTAGGAACTATTTTAGGTGCAGTCATTTTCTTTACTTATGATGCCCTAACCAGAGAATTTTTACCCAAAATTGTTCCCCTAGATGTAGAACGGATTGGTGCTTTTAGGATCATGTTTATTGGTTTACTTTTAATGCTATTGATGATTTGGCGGCCTCAAGGTATTTTAGGCAAAAAGGAAGAACTGACTCTTGGTAAATAG